From the genome of Longispora fulva:
CCGTCAACTCCGCCGGAGCCTTCACCTTCGCCGGCTTACGAGGCGCGACAACCTTCTCCACAACACCAGTCTCCATAGTCGTAATTGTCGGCTTCGGCGCCGGCGGCAACAGCGGCGGCCCCTCCAGAACCGGCTCAGCCGCCACCGGCTCAGGCTCCGGCGCGCGCGGCGCCGGCATCTTCTTCGGCGGCACCAGCAGGTCAGCGGGGGAGAACCCCAACTCATCCTTCCCGAACCGCACCGCCACGAACTCCGGACCATCCGACGGATCATCCAACCGGACCACCTGACCCAGCTGACCGGCCATCTGCCCAGCCGACGGCGCGAACATCACCCGCGGCCGCTTGCCGGACTCCAAGACAGCCCGCAGACCCTCCACATCCTCAGTGGACAACACGATTGACCTCCCAGAGTCACCAACGTCCCGGCAATTTTTAGCACACCGGTACGACAACGCCGCACCCCGACGCCCTAAGACTCCTGCAAACGCTCCAACAACCGGTACGACGGATTCGACCGAGCCGCGTCCCGCAACTCCCGCGCCGTCGTCTTCAGATACCCCTGACTCGCCGACAACGACCGGTGCCCCAACAACTCCATGATCTCCATCGCCGACGCACCCGACTGCCCCAACCGCGTCGCGAACGTGTGCCGCAACGCGTGCACCAACGCCCCCCGCTCCACCCGGTCAGCCACCCCCGAATGCCGGTAACACTGCCGCACCAGATACTGCAACTGGTTACGCGTCAACCGCTCACCCCGCACATCCACGAACAACGGCGCCATCGTCGGCAACGGCCGACGCTCCCTCGGCAACCGGGCGCGCCGCGTCGCCACATACGCCTCGATCAGGTTCTCCAACGACGGCTCCACCGGCAACGACCGGTCAGCGTCACCCTTACCCGCCCGCACCGACAACCGCCGCTCACCCACCGGCCCCGCCAGATCCCCGACCGTCAACGCCAACAACTCCGCACTGCGCAACCCCGTCAACAACAACGTCGCGATCACCGTCAGATCCCGCTCCGGCCACGGGTCGCGCGCCTTGCGGGCCCGGCTGGCCAGGGCCACCAGCAGGTCGTCGGGGGTGTCCTCGCCCCGCAGCGGCTTCGGTTGCCGCTGCGGGGGCTGCGGGCGCGCCACCCCGGCCATCGGATTGCCCTCCAGGATCCCCTCGGACACCAGGAAGCCGCAGAACGTGTTCCACGTCGACCAGCACCGCGCGATCGACGACTTCGCCCGGCCCTGCGCGAACCCCGCGAACGCCTTACGCAAGGGGGACAGGGTCAGAGCGGAGCAGGGGAGCGCCTCCAGCGGCACGCCGGCCAGCTCGGCCAGGAGGGTGGACACGAAGAGCAGATCCCGCCGGTACGCCGCCACGGTGTGGGGGGAGTCCTTCCGTGGGGCGCGGGCGGTGAAGAAGCCGTCTGTCGCGTCGATGATCCGCATCACCGGTTCAGTATGACCTCCGGGTACGACACTCCCCCTATACGTGCTTTGTCCGCATAACGCCACTTATGCTTAATTCGTGAGAGGGGTACGGGACCGGCCTGCGCGGGGAGGGGGGTCGTGCCCGCGCAGGCCGGTCCCTCGGGTGCCCACTGTCGGGGTGCTGCGGCCTGTGGGGTGCCGTGGTGGACCGGGTGGGCGGTGCCGACGCGTGCGGGGTCGGCCTTCTCCGTAGTCGGATGACGATGTTGATCTTGGTTTGGGGTTTGAGGTCTTTCGTCCTCGACTTCGCCGAATCTCCTTGTGAGGACCTGTTTGCGTCACGGTGACGAAACGAGGCGTCGCAGGGCGGGGGGACGCCGGGGAGGCCGCGCGGGCCGGCCCGGAAATTCGGTGCCGCCGAAGGCCCGAGTCCTCGGGGATCGGCGACCGCGCCGCCCACCCGCCGCTCCGGCTCCTGATCGCAAGCCGCGACGTGACCGCGTTCGTGCCCGACGCCCGCCGCGACACCTGGCTGCGACACCATGCCGTGGCCGCCGTCGAACACGCGGAGATCCTCGTTTCCCAGGGTTTCCGCGCCTACTCATCCTGTGGCGATAATCGACATTATGTTAAGTAGACCGTTGAGGAGGCTCCCCTTCCGACGCTGTCGGACCCACTCGGGTTGCGTGCACGCTGTGGAATGTCGCGTACACAATCTGTCATGTCGAGTCGATGGTGCTCCGCGTCCCGTGCGCGCACCATGACGGTATGAACAGGCGTGGAACTGTGTTGGCCGTGTGCCTGGTGATGATGGTGGCCCTGTCCGGGTGTTCCCGGTCCGAGCCGCGTTCCGCTCCCCCGTCGTCGGCCGGCCCGTCCACCACCCGGACCCCGACGCCGACTCCCCCGGTGAACACGCCGACGGCCGAGGGCCCGTCGGAGGCGTACCGGTCATACACCACTAAATGCGACTGGATGTGGCCCGGTGGCGGGGCCGCGTGCACCGTGGCGCACCAGAACCCGGTGCCCCCACTGTCGGGCGTCACGTCGATCGCCGCCGGACAGCACTCCGGCTTCAACCGGCTCACGTTCGTGTTCGACCACGCCGTCCCCGGCTACGACGTGCGCTTCGTCCGCGAGCTCCTCGACGGCGGCCGGGGCGTGCCGATCCCCCTCGAGGGCGCCGGTGGCGTGCTGCAGATCCGCTTCGACGGCGCGCGGGCCAACGCCGTGACCGCTCAGCCGCCCGGCACCGTCGGGCTGAGCCGGATCCGCAGCTTCGCCAAGGGTGAGGACTTCGAGGGGATCGTGCGCTACGGCGTCGGGCTCAACGGGCCGGTCGG
Proteins encoded in this window:
- a CDS encoding tyrosine-type recombinase/integrase, producing MRIIDATDGFFTARAPRKDSPHTVAAYRRDLLFVSTLLAELAGVPLEALPCSALTLSPLRKAFAGFAQGRAKSSIARCWSTWNTFCGFLVSEGILEGNPMAGVARPQPPQRQPKPLRGEDTPDDLLVALASRARKARDPWPERDLTVIATLLLTGLRSAELLALTVGDLAGPVGERRLSVRAGKGDADRSLPVEPSLENLIEAYVATRRARLPRERRPLPTMAPLFVDVRGERLTRNQLQYLVRQCYRHSGVADRVERGALVHALRHTFATRLGQSGASAMEIMELLGHRSLSASQGYLKTTARELRDAARSNPSYRLLERLQES
- a CDS encoding AMIN-like domain-containing (lipo)protein; this encodes MNRRGTVLAVCLVMMVALSGCSRSEPRSAPPSSAGPSTTRTPTPTPPVNTPTAEGPSEAYRSYTTKCDWMWPGGGAACTVAHQNPVPPLSGVTSIAAGQHSGFNRLTFVFDHAVPGYDVRFVRELLDGGRGVPIPLEGAGGVLQIRFDGARANAVTAQPPGTVGLSRIRSFAKGEDFEGIVRYGVGLNGPVGADEHVRVRVAEGQRADGGYVVVVDVEG